In Chanodichthys erythropterus isolate Z2021 chromosome 18, ASM2448905v1, whole genome shotgun sequence, the following are encoded in one genomic region:
- the znf292a gene encoding zinc finger protein 292a isoform X3 — translation MNFFVAFTFNKGTKVMSEYFHNFSFVLLKMNGNLKCLEQHEIKEIDCKEALDMICNLESEEDEKGALSLCTAFFKRQLLSGDAYCAWELTLFWSKLLIRLESKQAFLEQCRLLARLSVSVYHILLLIKVIQAEVEKNGLSVCIEMCIQALKMGVDDNEGCNISICKTISCLLPLDLEVKRACQLTEFLINPSLDSYYAVETLFNEPDQKLEQEDPPILNSLRCDVLLALKTKWPFDPEFWDWKTLKRQCLALMGQEATAILSTDKCTDSEDNEVHDHDEKYFQHLHFIDSPNYELSEVEAERKKKREMKKMREMGFVSARFRNWQAYMQYCVLCDKEFLGHRIVKHALKHVQDGIFRCPICTKTFETRVVLEPHVASHVKQSCKERLAAMGVSKKRPSLDTKLAAASTTLKKEHYIKTEKVTQGTISNNSVCASDGSPSTNVKSKIKASSPKQGNPIRDVTNTEQCSCPVTSCQKVFKYFRNLVAHVKAHKNEQEATQFLEIQSQKAMCQYCHRQFVNVTHLNDHLQMHCGEKPYFCIQLGCNCSFSSHAELQIHRKVHAEFQAQCAYPNCERIFNETYLLYDHEAQHYVTFSCKSHNCDKVFYTLSELDLHQKGHAKQKDHSSAEGGSPSQLEVLTPTIPALELPPSQIKEVSQEVAPVESQCTVESIADNIQDPTEKPEPPVSCTAQLTLNKNDTLTNLVQPDESPDETPHSPESTKQSHLESCYVKLEPIPIKSNDPMYLDAVKNADSETQILLKDKKLFSFPWSQLKPSTLKSPPSVTTANREEGLNHVCPFETCTRKYSTSKSLSRHVKNVHSEAFEEWKLSKKYKRIAEIAAKKSSSGHTNTSSRIVKWTSRSKQTEHTTLLDSVIESPSSVFSNHDSMQPISAKFCSQLENTQSATPNQTDLMQLPINQTWATPSMENLDSGFSVHPYRSTILSENQHTTPSYHSDTVLDYATASSYDDIVPLSANPHTPSSVMNEASKYVSSSLRVLHALNSEQTCDLSQVESSVNLGFSRIGQNHLTDISVSTLSGQNGSLYFPTLPSEAGPVSVQSLGNSNKEISTDGTDALDVKHMLNPLTPHFKESSEDFFSAAALTGEKSPEDFCNHELPQEGTEGITSDDQNVSGSGETRKSKKIKTSKRTKWPAIIQDGKVICCRCYREFSSTKSLGGHLSKRSQCKTVDEIDLTGDLPVSFLDFLNDPDISMAQMPLPMNDILEDAHKSCVYAPSESNTFNSNTLTSMHGGTDSIQNTNMSSQDPSEMTRNYSFFHPPVSNTGKDSKPEAVIISANTGEDGKIMEIERALQRLDLVDILSRDKPEIKSQSTILHDQSSKAVTSNDQCHTIEDPEQNEQKCVLKPFRCEEGCVYGAMTKEALFKHLSRVHDYSEDRINQMKKNPDKFAPYSCHLCSKTFTRTTGLKIHYKNVHHFSKEEVSLLKIGLGFRKIRKSTSTSKPENVPASLISNQGNDSLSEQVQHQISPNLPVTSVDSNVKGESNIVTKRKKKRPTQKPTVSSTQTCRTVESPQKNVKLEVLPATCVKPPKDPSLTAENHVSESNEPGTFAMQELSGQNPFLLDTMNAPVEKTQNATTQTNRPIEMNSNVMVDIQEKTTMPVVDTFDSGDSSETHIMFRPYRCVHEGCVAAFSIQQNLILHYRAMHQSERDEKNSAKESDGVVQVQEYRCQVKQCSKVVSKVTSLLKHYLLLHRCTLEKASALLSGVEVGTFQCDQSKCSAHFTCHLKYIDHIKNDHKAIKVSADGDFESVDLTFGCQFEGCDRVYTTKSNLLRHLIKKHDATFETMKEKQKNAIGNDVQAKKLSATSNNGKENIANNNIKTKKKHSKKKEDKVQNLRAALEKPALKSIDEASAMCNQRLPLQYPCMIESCDSVMIDEQSILKHYTTHGLTDQYIEDQRSQLIFCIKSSEMPREDSTSKNIEVEETAKVSDEDQTDHSNVSPPDVGPEPAAEVPVNPVNESFTAPTVPVVKRKRGRPRKSECRNKICVERKQSLRNCSGEHVKCMLKVSGSILNSSNSQGNQVEKDVALKLYKPSEFETSVLKFSKDTLSNPSKRQRKLKPIIQERDQVQCVVNFRNPLKIETVKNVKIVMYENLSTCSELLLKQLQDMQPLVILEKELHS, via the coding sequence GTTGAGAAAAATGGACTCTCAGTGTGCATCGAAATGTGCATTCAAGCACTAAAAATGGGAGTTGATGATAACGAGGGCTGTAATATCAGTATCTGCAAAACAATCTCTTGTTTGCTGCCTTTAGACCTGGAAGTAAAACGGGCTTGTCAACTCACTGAGTTCCTGATAAATCCATCTTTGGACTCTTACTATGCTGTTGAGACTCTTTTTAATGAGCCTGACCAAAAGCTTGAGCAGGAGGATCCACCAATTCTGAACTCACTACGCTGTGACGTGTTGTTGGCCTTAAAGACAAAGTGGCCTTTTGATCCGGAGTTCTGGGACTGGAAGACTCTAAAACGCCAATGCCTTGCTTTGATGGGTCAGGAAGCAACAGCTATATTGTCTACTGACAAATGTACTGACAGTGAAGACAATGAAGTCCATGACCATgatgaaaaatattttcaacATCTACATTTTATTGATAGTCCTAATTACGAGCTCAGTGAAGTTGAagcagaaagaaagaagaaaagggAAATGAAGAAGATGAGAGAGATGGGATTTGTTTCGGCTCGATTCCGCAATTGGCAAGCTTATATGCAGTATTGTGTTTTGTGTGACAAAGAGTTCCTTGGACACAGGATTGTGAAGCATGCATTGAAACATGTTCAAGATGGGATTTTCCGTTGCCCAATATGTACTAAAACATTTGAAACGAGGGTAGTTCTAGAGCCTCATGTGGCATCACATGTGAAACAGTCATGTAAGGAACGCCTTGCTGCTATGGGTGTGAGCAAGAAACGTCCCAGTTTAGACACCAAGTTGGCAGCAGCTAGCACTACCTTGAAAAAAGAGCACTACATCAAAACTGAAAAAGTTACCCAAGGGACAATTAGCAATAACAGTGTATGTGCTTCAGACGGAAGTCCCAGCACAAatgtaaaaagtaaaattaaagcGTCATCCCCCAAACAGGGCAACCCTATTCGTGATGTTACCAACACTGAACAGTGTTCATGCCCTGTTACAAGCTGTCAAAAAGTTTTCAAGTACTTCAGGAATTTGGTTGCACATGTTAAGGCCCACAAAAACGAGCAGGAAGCAACACAGTTCCTAGAAATACAGAGCCAGAAGGCTATGTGCCAGTATTGTCACCGTCAGTTTGTTAATGTGACCCATCTTAACGATCACTTACAGATGCATTGTGGCGAGAAGCCGTATTTTTGCATTCAGCTCGGATGTAATTGCAGCTTTTCCTCTCATGCCGAGCTTCAGATACACAGAAAAGTACACGCTGAATTTCAGGCACAGTGTGCATATCCAAACTGCGAGAGAATATTCAACGAGACTTACTTGCTGTATGATCACGAAGCACAGCACTACGTGACGTTCTCCTGCAAAAGTCATAACTGTGACAAGGTGTTCTACACCCTGTCTGAGCTGGATCTGCATCAGAAAGGACATGCAAAGCAGAAGGACCACTCTTCTGCTGAAGGGGGCTCACCTTCTCAACTTGAAGTACTAACTCCCACTATTCCTGCCTTAGAGCTGCCTCCAAGCCAAATTAAAGAGGTTTCTCAAGAGGTTGCCCCAGTAGAAAGTCAATGCACAGTAGAAAGCATTGCAGATAATATTCAAGATCCCACAGAAAAGCCTGAGCCTCCTGTATCATGCACAGCCCAGTTGACATTGAACAAAAATGATACTCTAACTAATCTTGTTCAGCCTGATGAATCACCTGATGAGACACCCCATTCTCCTGAAAGTACAAAGCAATCGCATCTTGAATCTTGCTATGTAAAACTGGAGCCTATTCCCATCAAGAGCAATGATCCAATGTATTTAGATGCTGTAAAGAATGCCGACAGTGAAACTCAAATACTCTTAAAAGATAAGAAATTGTTTTCTTTCCCATGGAGTCAGCTTAAGCCTTCCACATTGAAGTCGCCTCCCTCTGTGACAACAGCCAACAGAGAAGAAGGTCTGAATCATGTGTGTCCATTCGAAACCTGCACACGGAAATACAGCACCTCCAAAAGTTTATCGAGACATGTCAAAAATGTTCATTCGGAGGCTTTTGAGGAGTGGAAGTTGTCTAAGAAGTACAAAAGGATTGCAGAAATTGCTGCAAAAAAGTCGTCGTCTGGGCACACAAATACTAGTTCTCGGATTGTGAAATGGACAAGTCGTTCCAAACAAACTGAACATACTACACTTCTGGACTCGGTGATTGAAAGTCCTTCCTCTGTTTTCTCCAATCACGATAGTATGCAGCCCATAAGTGCCAAGTTTTGCTCTCAGCTTGAAAACACTCAAAGTGCAACACCAAACCAGACAGATCTGATGCAATTACCAATAAATCAGACATGGGCAACACCTTCAATGGAGAATTTGGATTCAGGTTTTTCTGTTCATCCTTACCGCTCTACGATTTTATCTGAGAACCAGCACACAACCCCTTCATACCATTCTGACACAGTCTTAGATTACGCAACTGCCTCATCTTATGATGACATCGTCCCCCTTTCTGCGAATCCCCACACACCCTCAAGTGTGATGAACGAAGCCTCAAAATATGTGTCAAGCTCTCTTAGAGTGCTGCATGCCCTTAACAGTGAGCAGACTTGTGACCTGTCACAGGTTGAGTCAAGCGTTAATCTTGGATTCAGTCGGATTGGACAAAACCATCTCACTGATATTTCCGTCAGTACTTTATCTGGGCAGAACGGCAGCCTATATTTTCCAACTTTGCCTTCAGAGGCAGGTCCTGTTTCAGTTCAGTCATTGGGAAATTCAAACAAAGAAATCAGCACTGATGGTACTGATGCATTAGATGTCAAACATATGTTGAATCCTTTAACCCCTCATTTTAAGGAATCATCAGAAGATTTCTTTAGTGCTGCCGCCCTGACTGGTGAGAAAAGTCCAGAAGATTTTTGTAATCATGAATTGCCGCAGGAAGGAACAGAAGGAATCACTTCAGATGATCAGAATGTTTCAGGTTCTGGTGAAACTAGGAaatccaaaaaaattaaaacatctaAGAGAACAAAATGGCCTGCCATAATACAGGATGGGAAAGTCATTTGTTGCAGGTGCTACAGAGAGTTTTCAAGCACAAAGTCACTTGGAGGTCATTTATCAAAACGTTCCCAGTGCAAAACTGTCGATGAAATTGATCTTACTGGGGATTTACCAGTATCATTTCTTGATTTTCTGAATGATCCTGATATTTCAATGGCCCAAATGCCTCTCCCCATGAACGACATACTTGAGGACGCTCACAAATCCTGCGTCTATGCACCATCAGAATCCAACACCTTCAACAGTAACACTTTAACAAGCATGCATGGTGGCACGGATAGCATCCAGAACACTAATATGTCCTCTCAAGACCCCTCTGAAATGACTAGAAATTACAGTTTCTTCCATCCACCTGTATCAAACACTGGCAAAGACAGCAAACCCGAAGCTGTAATAATCTCTGCAAATACTGGTGAAGATGGCAAAATCATGGAAATTGAAAGGGCATTACAACGTCTTGATTTAGTTGATATACTCAGTCGAGACAAACCTGAGATCAAATCTCAGAGCACTATCCTGCACGATCAGAGCTCTAAAGCTGTCACCAGTAATGATCAGTGTCACACAATCGAAGATCCTGAACAAAACGAgcagaaatgtgttttaaagccCTTTAGGTGTGAAGAAGGCTGTGTTTATGGAGCAATGACAAAGGAAGCTTTATTTAAACACCTTAGTCGTGTACATGACTACAGTGAGGACAGGATCAATCAAATGAAGAAAAACCCTGACAAATTTGCTCCATACAGCTGCCATTTATGTTCAAAGACATTTACCAGAACCACAGGCCTGAAAATCCACTACAAAAATGTCCACCATTTTTCAAAAGAAGAAGTGTCTCTTTTGAAAATTGGCCTTGGTTTTAGAAAGATCAGAAAATCTACATCTACATCAAAGCCGGAAAATGTGCCTGCTAGCCTCATCAGCAACCAGGGAAATGACTCCCTCTCAGAGCAGGTTCAACACCAGATCAGTCCAAATTTGCCTGTTACATCTGTTGACTCAAATGTTAAAGGAGAGTCCAACATTGTtaccaaaagaaaaaagaaacggCCCACACAAAAACCCACAGTTTCCAGCACTCAGACTTGCAGAACTGTGGAATCaccacaaaaaaatgtaaagcttGAAGTACTTCCAGCTACATGCGTAAAACCACCGAAAGACCCCTCTCTGACTGCAGAAAATCATGTCAGTGAATCAAATGAACCAGGTACTTTTGCGATGCAAGAGCTGAGTGGTCAAAATCCCTTTCTTTTGGACACGATGAATGCTCCTGTCgaaaaaacacaaaatgcaaCTACACAAACTAACAGACCGATTGAAATGAATTCCAATGTGATGGTTGATATTCAAGAAAAAACTACAATGCCAGTAGTAGACACCTTTGATTCTGGTGATTCAAGTGAGACGCACATTATGTTCCGGCCATATCGATGTGTGCATGAAGGATGTGTGGCTGCCTTTTCAATCCAACAAAATCTTATCCTCCATTACAGGGCTATGCATCAGTCAGAACGTGATGAAAAAAACAGTGCTAAAGAATCTGACGGAGTGGTCCAAGTGCAGGAATACAGATGCCAAGTCAAACAATGCTCAAAAGTAGTCTCGAAAGTTACCAGCTTGTTGAAACACTATCTTTTGCTCCACAGGTGCACACTGGAAAAGGCAAGTGCGTTGTTATCCGGTGTTGAGGTTGGCACGTTTCAGTGTGACCAGTCAAAATGTTCTGCTCACTTTACGTGTCATTTGAAATACATTGATCATATCAAAAATGATCACAAAGCAATAAAGGTTTCAGCAGATGGGGACTTTGAGAGTGTGGACCTCACATTCGGATGTCAGTTTGAAGGTTGCGATAGGGTCTACACAACCAAGTCAAACCTTCTTCGACATCTTATAAAGAAACATGATGCTACTTTTGAAACTATGAAAGAGaaacaaaaaaatgcaattgGGAATGATGTTCAAGCTAAAAAGTTAAGTGCAACTTCTAACAATGGAAAAGAGAATATTGCAAATAACAATATTAAAACGAAGAAGAAGCAttcaaaaaagaaagaggacAAGGTCCAAAACCTTCGGGCAGCCTTAGAAAAGCCTGCTCTTAAATCCATCGATGAAGCATCTGCCATGTGCAATCAAAGACTTCCTCTACAGTACCCATGTATGATTGAGAGTTGTGATTCAGTAATGATTGATGAGCAGAGTATCCTGAAACATTACACCACTCACGGCCTCACGGATCAGTACATTGAGGATCAAAGAAGCCAGTtaattttttgcattaaaaGCAGTGAGATGCCTAGAGAAGATAGCACCTCAAAAAACATTGAGGTGGAGGAAACGGCGAAGGTCTCTGATGAAGATCAAACAGACCATTCAAACGTCAGTCCTCCAGATGTAGGCCCAGAGCCTGCAGCAGAGGTTCCAGTTAATCCAGTCAATGAAAGTTTCACTGCCCCAACCGTGCCAGTAGTCAAACGGAAAAGAGGTCGTCCACGAAAGTCGGAATGCAGAAACAAAATCTGTGTAGAAAGAAAGCAAAGTCTTCGTAACTGCTCCGGGGAGCATGTtaaatgtatgctgaaagtctCAGGATCCATATTGAACTCATCTAACTCTCAAGGGAACCAAGTAGAGAAAGATGTTGCACTAAAACTTTATAAGCCTTCAGAGTTTGAGACATCTGTCCTGAAGTTCAGCAAAGACACTCTATCCAATCCATCAAAACGACAGCGAAAACTTAAACCAATCATCCAAGAGAGAGACCAAGTCCAATGTGTTGTTAATTTCCGAAATCCACTAAAGATTGAGACTGTAAAGAATGTTAAAATTGTTATGTATGAAAACCTATCCACTTGTTCTGAACTTTTACTGAAGCAACTTCAAGATATGCAGCCCTTGGTCATCCTGGAAAAGGAGCTGCACAGTTGA